A genomic region of Desulfosarcina ovata subsp. ovata contains the following coding sequences:
- a CDS encoding IS4 family transposase has product MSEHIDKNVFQTILSPVLPLIEVTQNSLHNDLDTYKLSLSSFTTNLLFGIITRIKSVGQIVTEIKTSPTAKALGLVVASKSMYNEAFNRYPPEIFKDIFHQLVKELDLHKIPEISHLGKMLIVDGSLFPAISNMAWACYKKTANAIKMHLSFELNRMIPTEFISTEGNFSEKEFVKQILREGITYVCDRGYIAFNLFKQISDSNAFFIIRGKSNMTYTVKECLTATVPDTFLKFFSDITDSNIIFNSDENKASYRIVSFTAMGENYILITNRNDLTTYEIIMLYAYRWQVELFFRFIKRTFKGIHLMSQSPHGVQIQFYLYMIAYLLLLSFKQDTEIISRENEKDEHESEENNKNETLLTSSSCSNSNAKRPYVCGLVTLLGEKLKQFYKIGLHWLLAVKNNLLEIFDVNIAKVIAQYSYQ; this is encoded by the coding sequence ATGAGCGAACACATCGACAAAAATGTTTTTCAAACAATTCTATCACCGGTGCTACCATTGATTGAGGTTACTCAAAATAGTCTCCATAATGATTTGGACACTTACAAGCTTTCATTATCATCGTTCACCACAAATTTGCTTTTTGGAATAATAACCAGAATTAAAAGCGTTGGACAAATCGTCACTGAGATCAAAACATCACCAACTGCTAAGGCATTAGGATTGGTCGTCGCATCGAAGTCTATGTATAATGAAGCGTTTAATCGTTATCCCCCAGAAATATTTAAAGATATATTCCATCAGTTGGTAAAAGAATTGGATTTGCATAAAATTCCGGAAATCAGTCATCTTGGAAAAATGCTAATTGTAGATGGTTCGCTTTTTCCGGCCATTTCCAATATGGCATGGGCTTGTTACAAGAAAACCGCTAATGCGATCAAAATGCATTTATCTTTTGAACTCAACCGAATGATTCCAACCGAATTTATCAGTACGGAAGGTAACTTTTCCGAAAAAGAATTTGTTAAGCAAATTCTTCGCGAAGGCATTACATATGTCTGTGATCGAGGCTATATCGCTTTCAATCTGTTCAAGCAGATATCCGACAGCAATGCATTTTTTATTATTCGCGGAAAGTCGAATATGACGTACACTGTAAAAGAGTGTCTCACTGCCACCGTACCGGATACATTCTTGAAATTTTTCAGTGACATCACAGATTCAAATATAATATTCAATAGCGATGAAAACAAAGCAAGTTATCGTATTGTTAGCTTTACGGCTATGGGCGAAAACTACATTTTGATCACAAACAGAAATGATTTGACAACTTACGAAATTATAATGCTTTACGCTTACAGGTGGCAAGTGGAACTTTTTTTTCGCTTCATAAAAAGAACCTTCAAGGGAATTCACTTAATGAGCCAATCTCCTCATGGCGTACAGATACAATTCTACTTGTATATGATTGCTTATCTATTGTTATTATCATTCAAACAAGATACGGAAATAATAAGCAGAGAAAATGAAAAAGATGAGCATGAATCTGAAGAAAATAATAAGAACGAAACCTTGCTAACTTCATCTTCATGCTCCAATTCAAATGCAAAAAGACCATATGTTTGCGGGTTAGTAACTCTTCTTGGAGAAAAATTAAAACAGTTTTATAAAATTGGTCTTCACTGGTTATTAGCAGTAAAAAATAATTTGTTAGAAATATTTGATGTGAATATCGCCAAAGTTATTGCTCAATACTCTTATCAATGA
- the phnD gene encoding phosphate/phosphite/phosphonate ABC transporter substrate-binding protein, with protein sequence MHPYIPATEILNRFTPLTKYLSEKLNIPVSIHIQKSYQDHIDYVGQNKADIAFLGPMSYICLKDKYGTKPLIAKLEIDNTSCFYGVIITRSDSNINSLNDLKGKSFAFGDRNSTMSYIVPKNMLLKAGITIDSFNKYDFLNSHHNVALAVLGGYYDAGGVKEEVFNEFKEKGIKILAKSPPISEHLFVARSDFPKTLIENIRQHFIGIKNSQNGAFILKSIKLCATDLVPVSDRDYDPLRELLKTDIKK encoded by the coding sequence ATCCACCCTTATATTCCTGCTACTGAAATTTTAAATCGGTTCACCCCATTGACAAAGTATCTCAGTGAAAAACTTAACATCCCAGTATCGATACATATACAGAAAAGCTACCAAGATCATATTGATTATGTTGGACAAAACAAAGCAGATATCGCATTCTTAGGTCCGATGAGCTATATTTGTTTAAAAGATAAATACGGCACAAAACCACTTATAGCAAAACTTGAGATAGACAACACTTCCTGCTTTTACGGTGTAATTATCACCCGTAGTGATTCTAACATAAATTCTTTAAACGACCTTAAAGGTAAAAGTTTTGCCTTTGGAGATCGAAATTCAACAATGAGTTATATAGTTCCAAAGAACATGCTTCTAAAAGCTGGTATCACGATAGATTCTTTTAATAAGTATGATTTTTTAAATTCTCACCATAATGTGGCCTTGGCAGTTTTAGGTGGGTATTATGACGCAGGGGGGGTAAAGGAAGAAGTTTTTAATGAATTTAAAGAAAAAGGAATAAAAATACTGGCAAAGAGTCCTCCTATATCAGAGCATCTATTTGTTGCACGTTCAGACTTTCCAAAAACATTAATTGAAAATATACGTCAACACTTCATTGGCATTAAGAATAGCCAAAATGGTGCATTTATATTAAAATCAATTAAATTATGTGCAACAGATTTAGTCCCCGTTTCCGATCGAGATTATGATCCCTTGAGAGAACTGTTAAAAACTGATATTAAGAAATGA